CGTCCACGACCTGATCCAACAGATCGTGGACCCGACCATGGAGTCCGTCCCCAATGCCTTTGGCCCGGCGCCGGGCGCGGTCATCCGTCTGGATGCGCCCGGCAATCAATTCCTGGAAGCTACGGGCCTTGCCAGCGTAGAAGAGGGAACGCCGGTGCAGGTGTACGACCACTTCGAGATCGGCAGCAACACAAGATGTTCACCGCCGTCATGCTCACCCAACTGGAAGAAGAAGGCGTGCTCTCCATCGACGATCCCCTGAGCGCGTGGCTGCCCGACTGGGCCGGAAAAATTCCCAACGGCGACCGTATGACCCTGCGCCAACTGGCCAATCACACATCGGGCGTCTGGGACTACGGCGATCCCATCATCGGCGCCGGCCAGGGCGATGACGAAGCCATGCGTCGCTCCTACCCGCCCGAAGAACTGGTCCAATACGCCATCGACAACGGAACGCCCGACTTCGCGCCCGGCGAGGAGGGCCGGTGGCAGTACTCCAACACCGGCTTCATCCTGCTGGGTTTGGTGCTTGAAGCGGCCACCGGCCAACAGTACGCCGACTTACTCCAGGCGCGCATCCTGGATCCGTTGGAGATGACGGAGACCAGCTTCCCCAACGATGTGCCCGAAGCCGGAACCATCATCCAGGGCTATGAATTCTATCCCGACGGCAAGAACACCACCGAGTGGAACCTATCCCAGGGCTGGGCCGCGGGCGGTATCATCTCCACGGCGGCCGACCTGACTACATTCCTGCAGGCGTTGGCCAATGGCCAGCTCTTCCAGGACCCACAAACAGTGCTGAAGATGGCCGATTTTGTGGAGAATGATGCGGTCGCCGGCAGCCTCGGGGCCAAGGGCTACGGCATCGGCCTGATCGAATTCGCCGATGGCGTCTGGGGGCACGGCGGGCAGACGCTCGGCTTCGAAAGCGAGCTGATGTTTGTGCCCGGCACGGACATCAGCCTGGTGGGGCTGACCAATGCCGCCTACGGGCCGGCGCTGGCAATCCAGGGCCTGGTTCCCCTCCTCCAGCAACTGGCCGGGATCACACCGGCGGCCGCGGCATCCGAATTCCCCCGCCCCGAACCGGATTACAGCGCCAAACGCGAGCGCGATTTCAGCGCCTTCGAGGAGGCATTGAACGTGTTCACGCCTGAACGCGCGACCGAACTGGATACGGTGCTCACCAGCGCGACGGTGCTGGATATTCAGGGCCTGCTGGACGAAGGTCAGACCACCGCCGAGGAGTTGGTCACCTACTACGTCAACCGCATCCAGCTCTACGATTGGAACAGCCTGAACTCGGTCATGGAACTGAACCCGGATGCGCTGGAGATCGCCCGCCAACTGGACCAGGAGCGGGCCGCAGGCAATGGCCGCGGGGCCATGCACGGCATCCCCGTGCTGCTCAAAGACAACATCGCGGCCGAGGGCATGCACGCTACCGCCGGCGCTTACGCCATGCAGGATTGGCAGCCCGACCGGGACGCCTTCCTGGTCGCACAGCTGCGC
This genomic window from Chloroflexota bacterium contains:
- a CDS encoding serine hydrolase, producing the protein MFTAVMLTQLEEEGVLSIDDPLSAWLPDWAGKIPNGDRMTLRQLANHTSGVWDYGDPIIGAGQGDDEAMRRSYPPEELVQYAIDNGTPDFAPGEEGRWQYSNTGFILLGLVLEAATGQQYADLLQARILDPLEMTETSFPNDVPEAGTIIQGYEFYPDGKNTTEWNLSQGWAAGGIISTAADLTTFLQALANGQLFQDPQTVLKMADFVENDAVAGSLGAKGYGIGLIEFADGVWGHGGQTLGFESELMFVPGTDISLVGLTNAAYGPALAIQGLVPLLQQLAGITPAAAASEFPRPEPDYSAKRERDFSAFEEALNVFTPERATELDTVLTSATVLDIQGLLDEGQTTAEELVTYYVNRIQLYDWNSLNSVMELNPDALEIARQLDQERAAGNGRGAMHGIPVLLKDNIAAEGMHATAGAYAMQDWQPDRDAFLVAQLRDAGAIILGKTNLSEWANWMDAGMPNGFSTLGGQTRNPYGPFETYGSSSGSAVAAAANFAVVTVGSETQGSL